In Nitrospirota bacterium, the genomic stretch AACAAGGATTGAAACTATAGTGAATATCATCCAAACATATGAGGTGAACATGGTCACAGACCAACTTCCATTAAAACAAGGATTGAAACTCCAAAAGGTACCGACCCTCGCGAGTTGATGCTCGCGTCACAGACCAACTTCCATTAAAACAAGGATTGAAACCACGAGGCACCAACGCCCCGTGCATATACCTTCCTGTCACAGACCAACTTCCATTAAAACAAGGATTGAAACTTCCTATCGAGATCATCAAGGTTGGAGGGGGTGCCTGTCACAGACCAACTTCCATTAAAACAAGGATTGAAACAGAAAGGAGGACAATGATGAGGATCGCCGTAAGAGAAAGTCACAGACCAACTTCCATTAAAACAAGGATTGAAACAAAGGTACTGGTACTCCTCGCCCACAACATCATCGTGTCACAGACCAACTTCCATTAAAACAAGGATTGAAACTAAGTTTTCCTTATAGGTAGCATAAGGAAAACTGGGTCACAGACCAACTTCCATTAAAACAAGGATTGAAACAAGGAAAATCAGGCGATTTTGGGGCGCCTAAGGTCTGAGTCACAGACCAACTTCCATTAAAACAAGGATTGAAACTCTATCCTCGTGGTACCGACCCTCGCGAGTTGATGCTGTCACAGACCAACTTCCATTAAAACAAGGATTGAAACTCGATCCCTGTTTGAGATCCAGCGTAATCGATAATGTCACAGACCAACTTCCATTAAAACAAGGATTGAAACTCGATCCCTGTTTGAGATCCAGCGTAATCGATAATGTCACAGACCAAGTTCCATTAAAACAAGGATTGAAACATCTTCCACCGCACATATTCTTTGTAGGTTCTGCATTGTCACAGACCAAGTTCCATTAAAACAAGGATTGAAACATGTTGTAATGCCCTTCCTAATTGAATCTATAAGTGTCACAGACCAAGTTCCATTAAAACAAGGATTGAAACGGTGAGATATGAATCTCTTGACTCTTATATTACCAGCGTCACAGACCAAGTTCCATTAAAACAAGGATTGAAACAAGATAAGTATTCAAGTGAGGAATAGGAAATAGGAAGTATAACTGATTGCAATTAAAAAGATGATAGTTTAAAATTTGAGATATGAAAGGGAATGATAAGCTGAGACAGCGATTTTATGAATTTGCTTTACTGATTATAAAATTTGTAAGAAATCTTCCAAAAGAGATGGTTGCCTATGAAATAGGAAAACAGTTATTAAGGTCTGGAACATCCATAGCAACTAACTATGAAGAGGCTACAGGAGCTTTTAGCAAAGATGATTTTATATATAAAATAAGCGTTGCCTTTAAGGAGGCAAAGGAAACCAATCTTTGGCTCAGGTTGCTTAAAGATTCTGGCATCTTTACGAAGGATATAGATGCTTTAATTCAGGAATCAGAGGAAATAAGAAATATTTTAGGAAAAAGTGTCACAACTGCAAAGAGGCACAGGCAATAAAAAACTCTCCTTACTATCCACTTCCTATTTCTTACTTCTCGCTTCCTATTTATCTGTCTCAGAGATACTTCCATTAAAACAAGGATTGAAACTAAAAGAGGTATAGATAAATGGTTGAGCGACACAAAGGTCACAGACCAAGTTCCATTAAAACAAGGATTGAAACGGGATTAGTGCTGAAGGCGTTAGAGCTGAAGTGCTGAAGTAGTGCTAAAGTTCTGAAGAGCTAAGGCGATTAAGTTAATAAATGTTGGTTTCACCCTTAAATATTCAGCACTATTTATTAACTTCAGTTCTTCAGACTTCAGTTCTATAACACT encodes the following:
- a CDS encoding four helix bundle protein; translated protein: MKGNDKLRQRFYEFALLIIKFVRNLPKEMVAYEIGKQLLRSGTSIATNYEEATGAFSKDDFIYKISVAFKEAKETNLWLRLLKDSGIFTKDIDALIQESEEIRNILGKSVTTAKRHRQ